GTTCGGACACAGCGGCGAAACTGCCCTGCGGGAAATTTTTCAGGGGCGCTTCCTTCACTACGAACAGAGTCTGCGGGTGGTGGATGTCCTCGAAAACAGCGGCCGGGGGCTCAACCTCACCTACGAGGTCCGGGACGGCATTCTCAAACACTCCAAAGGCTACGGGCGGGTGATCCCCGAGGATCCCGGCGAACTGGCCGCCACCATCGAGGGGCGGATCGTCCGCATTGCCGATATCATCGCCTATCTCAACCATGACCTGGACGATGCCATCCGCAGCGGGGTGATTGTCGCGGCGCAGGTGCCGGAGATCTGCACCCGGACCCTGGGCGCCTCCCACAGCCAGCGGGCCGCCACCATGATCCGGGATTTGGTTTTCGCCAGCACCGTCAGCGACGACCCCCGGGCCTTGCGCATGAGCGATCCCGTGCATGAGGCGATGATGATCCTGCGCCAGTTTTTGTTTGAAAACGTCTACCGCGCGCCCCTGGTCCACAACGAATTTGTGAAGGCCAAGAAAATCTTAACGGAGCTCTTCACCTATTTCCTGGATCACCCCGACATGCTGCAAAAACAGTTGAAGGATATGGAAATGCTCGGCTGCAACCACCAGGAGCAGTCCCGCGAGCGGATCGTCTGCGATTTGATCGCCACCATGACCGACCGCAATGCCCTCGAGCTCTATGAGCGGATCTTTTTCCCGTCGCGCCTGGTCTGAGCGGCGCCGGAGGCCGCAATGGCTGTCTGTCATGAGTTGAGCCGCTTGCCCCAAGGGGCCCTGGCGCCCTTCAGGGAGCGCCTGCAGGTGCTCTATGCGCAGATGGACCGTGCCTACCACGCCGCCGCCCGGTGCTACGGGTTCGACTGCCAGGGCTGTGCCGAGAGCTGCTGCCGAACCCGTTTCGATCATCATACCCTGCTGGAGTATCTCTATCTGCGCGAGGGGCTGGCCGAACTCGCGCCCGGGGCCCGGGCGGCGGTTTTGCGGCGGGCGGCCGAGGTCCGACGCGAGAGCGCGGCGCTTGAAGAACGCGGCCTGCTGGTCCGCCTGATGTGCCCCCTCAACCAGGACGGCCGCTGCCGGCTTTACGCCTTTCGGCCCATGATCTGCCGGCTGCACGGCATTCCGCATGAACTCAGGCTTCCCGGGCGCCCGGTCTCTTACGGGTCCGGATGCCACCTGTTTTCCGAACGCCACGCCCGCCAGCCCTACGTTCCCTTTGACCGCAGCCCTCTTTATGCCCGAATGGCGGGCCTGGAACAGGAGATCCGGCGGGCGCTGAGCTTCGGTGCGCGCCTGAAACTGACCATCGCCGAGATGCTGGCCGATGAAACCGAAACCGCCGGCGATGCCCCCAGGAGCCTGGCCGATGCGCTACGTTGACCCCCAAACCCTCGAACGGCTGCCCGGCACCCGGCTGGAGGAAAACGACACCTTCCAGTTTCGCTGCCACCCCGGCGTGGCCTGCTTCAATCGCTGCTGCCGCAACCTGAACCTCTTTCTCTACCCTTACGACGTCCTGCGCCTCAAAAAGCGGCTGGGAATCTCCTCCGACCAGTTCCTGGAGCGGCATGTGGACGTGGTCCTGCGGGACGGCAGCCACTTCCCGGAAGTTTTGCTGCGCATGTCCGCCGACGCCGAGAAGACCTGCCCCTTCCTGACCCCTGAGGGCTGCGCGGTCTACCCCGACCGCCCGGATGCCTGCCGGACCTTTCCCCTGGAGCAGGGGGTGCTTTTCGATGCGGCCCGAAACGAATCGCAGGTGGTGACCTTTTTCCGGCCGCCGGACTTCTGCCTGGGGCAGCATGAAAAGAAATCCTGGACGCCGAAAACCTGGGAGCTGGACCAGGAGGCGGTGGTCTATCACCGTATGACCGCCCGCTGGGCCAAGCTCAAGGGGCTCTTTCAGCAAGACCCGTGGGGTGCGGAAGGCCCCGCCGGGCCGCGCGCCAAAATGGCGTTTATGGCGCTCTACAACCTGGACCGCTTCCGCGAGTTCGTCTTCGGCAGCAGCTTTCTCAAGCGCTATGCCGTCAAACCGTCCCTTCAGAAAAAAATCAGAAAAGACGACGCCGAACTCTTGAAATTCAGCCTGGCCTGGGTCGGTTTTTTCATCTGGGGCATTCCCACTGGTTTGCTGCGCCCACGCTAAGCAGCCTTCGGCGGCTCGCCGGGGGATTC
This region of Desulfobacteraceae bacterium genomic DNA includes:
- a CDS encoding deoxyguanosinetriphosphate triphosphohydrolase gives rise to the protein MSEPDLSIRENFEKREINFMSPHGCLSAASKGRRRPEAPCPIRTVFQVDRDRILYSNSFRRLKHKTQVFLAPLGDQYRTRLTHTLEVAQIARTIARAMFLNEDLAEAIALGHDLGHTPFGHSGETALREIFQGRFLHYEQSLRVVDVLENSGRGLNLTYEVRDGILKHSKGYGRVIPEDPGELAATIEGRIVRIADIIAYLNHDLDDAIRSGVIVAAQVPEICTRTLGASHSQRAATMIRDLVFASTVSDDPRALRMSDPVHEAMMILRQFLFENVYRAPLVHNEFVKAKKILTELFTYFLDHPDMLQKQLKDMEMLGCNHQEQSRERIVCDLIATMTDRNALELYERIFFPSRLV
- a CDS encoding YkgJ family cysteine cluster protein, encoding MRYVDPQTLERLPGTRLEENDTFQFRCHPGVACFNRCCRNLNLFLYPYDVLRLKKRLGISSDQFLERHVDVVLRDGSHFPEVLLRMSADAEKTCPFLTPEGCAVYPDRPDACRTFPLEQGVLFDAARNESQVVTFFRPPDFCLGQHEKKSWTPKTWELDQEAVVYHRMTARWAKLKGLFQQDPWGAEGPAGPRAKMAFMALYNLDRFREFVFGSSFLKRYAVKPSLQKKIRKDDAELLKFSLAWVGFFIWGIPTGLLRPR